The genomic window TCCCATCAACACTTCTTTTGGCTCGATGAAGTCAGTCCGTGAGAATCCCCAAATACGCGGATGCACGAACGTATCCATGCGAATTGCGTCACACGGGCATGCTTCAACACACATCCCACAGTAGATACACCGTAATGTATCGATCTCGTAGCGGAGCGGGAACTTCTCCACTGTTGGATCAGGATGCTCACCAGCCTCGATATGGATACAATTGGCAGGGCAAGCTGTCGCGCACAGGAAACATGCAGTACAGCGCACCGAACCATCCTCTTTGAGCGTCAAACGATGGCTCCCCCGATACGTATCAGGGTACTGCTTACGCTCTTCCGGGTATTGGGTCGTATATTCCGCTTTTGTTTCTTGGGCAAAGCCAA from Deltaproteobacteria bacterium includes these protein-coding regions:
- a CDS encoding 4Fe-4S dicluster domain-containing protein, with the protein product MRRKQEMTLGERLYVPEIVRGLTVILSHFFRNLSLHIAHFFGFAQETKAEYTTQYPEERKQYPDTYRGSHRLTLKEDGSVRCTACFLCATACPANCIHIEAGEHPDPTVEKFPLRYEIDTLRCIYCGMCVEACPCDAIRMDTFVHPRIWGFSRTDFIEPKEVLMGRSKTLAAGGRDSVMVEMLESYKEAERKSLQ